ACGCTCGGCGGGCTGGCCGTCCCCCTGCGCGCGGCGGCTCCGGCCGCTTTTGCTTCGGCGTACGAGGACAACCTGATGACGTTCCGCCGCTCCGCTCCCCCGCCGGTCCTCGAAGCCGCCCACCCCACCGACGGCGTACTGCGTGGTGCGGGCGCCCTGGGCATCGACCACCTGACGAGCGAGCCCGCACTGACCGCCTGGGAAGCCGCGCGCGGTTAGCTTTCGTTGTCCTCGGCAACTACAGCGGTCAGGTCGCCGGCCTCCTCCGTGGTCTCCTCCACGACGGGCTTCGGGGCCGGAACGATCGGCGGTTCGACCTTGGCGAGGATCTCGATGATGTCGTGCCGGTGGTGCTGGATCTCGTGCGCGGTGTGGCGGACGATCCAGCTCAGCGAGCGCGGCGCGCGAACCGGGTAGTTGTAGAGCCCGAGCCGCGCGAGCTCCGGCGGCGTCAGCACCCGCGCGGCCGCACCGAACTCGCGCGCGAACTTCATCACCGAGGCCCCGACCTCGACCGGGTTCTGGAACTCGTACTTGTCCTGCTTGACCCGGCCGGTCCGGTCCATCGGCGCGTACACCGGCCGGTCCTCGGCCAGGCACTGCGCGATCCGCAGCCGCTGCACCTCGAGCACGTCGCGGACGTGGCACGCGTACTCGATCGCGGACCACACCTCCGGCTCCGGCCGCAGCCGGACGACGTCCGGGTCCGGCCCGGCCGCCGCCTTGGTCAGCGCCATCGCCGACTCGGCCGCCTGCCGGACCAGCAACGTCACCGTGCCCTGCAGGTCACCCGTGCCGTAGTTGAACCCGCACTGCTCACACAGCCCGTCGACCGGCGGCTGCTGCTTGCTCACTGACCACTCCCTCTGAACTGCCATGCGTGATCCACCGGCCCGATCCCGCCCCCGAGGGCGAACCCGTTGGCGATCGCGCCGCTGATGTACTGCTTCGCGGCGCCTACCGCCGACGGTACGTCGTACCCGCGGGCCAGGTACGACGCGATGGTGCTGGCCAGCGTGCAGCCGGTCCCGTGGGTGTGCCGGTTGTCCGCCCGCGGCGCACTGAACTCCTGCCGGGTGCCAGGCCCGTGCAGTACGTCGACAGCGGTGTCGCCGCCGTCATGACCGCCCTTCACCAGCACCCACGACGCACCGGCGTCCAGCAGGATCTTGGCGGCCAGCTCCCGATCCTGCACCGTCCGCAGCTCCACACCGGCGACCGGGCCGAGCTCGGTGAGGTTGGGCGTCAGCACCGTCGCCAGCGGGACCACCTCGGAGCGGACTGCCTCCATGGCCTCGGCACCGAGCAGCGCGTCGCCGTGCTTCGACACCGCGACCGGGTCGACCACTACGGGCACCTCCGGCGGCAGTGTGCGCAGCAGGGCCGCGACGACTCGGACCATGTCCGCCGAAGCGAGCATGCCGGTCTTCACCGCGTCCACGCCGATGTCGTCGACCACACTGCGGAACTGGGCCTCCACCTGCTCGGCCGGCAGCTCCCAGGCGCCCTGGACCCCCAGGCTGTTCTGCGCAGTAATCGCCGTGAGCACGCTCATCCCGTGCACGCCGTTGGCCAGCATCGCCTTCAGGTCGGCCTGGATCCCGGCGCCACCCCCGGAGTCGGACCCGGCGACGGTGAGCACTCTGGGCG
The Kribbella italica DNA segment above includes these coding regions:
- a CDS encoding DinB family protein, whose translation is MSKQQPPVDGLCEQCGFNYGTGDLQGTVTLLVRQAAESAMALTKAAAGPDPDVVRLRPEPEVWSAIEYACHVRDVLEVQRLRIAQCLAEDRPVYAPMDRTGRVKQDKYEFQNPVEVGASVMKFAREFGAAARVLTPPELARLGLYNYPVRAPRSLSWIVRHTAHEIQHHRHDIIEILAKVEPPIVPAPKPVVEETTEEAGDLTAVVAEDNES
- the thiD gene encoding bifunctional hydroxymethylpyrimidine kinase/phosphomethylpyrimidine kinase, whose translation is MTSAPPRVLTVAGSDSGGGAGIQADLKAMLANGVHGMSVLTAITAQNSLGVQGAWELPAEQVEAQFRSVVDDIGVDAVKTGMLASADMVRVVAALLRTLPPEVPVVVDPVAVSKHGDALLGAEAMEAVRSEVVPLATVLTPNLTELGPVAGVELRTVQDRELAAKILLDAGASWVLVKGGHDGGDTAVDVLHGPGTRQEFSAPRADNRHTHGTGCTLASTIASYLARGYDVPSAVGAAKQYISGAIANGFALGGGIGPVDHAWQFRGSGQ